From Acomys russatus chromosome 2, mAcoRus1.1, whole genome shotgun sequence, one genomic window encodes:
- the LOC127206041 gene encoding LOW QUALITY PROTEIN: HIG1 domain family member 1A, mitochondrial-like (The sequence of the model RefSeq protein was modified relative to this genomic sequence to represent the inferred CDS: inserted 2 bases in 1 codon; substituted 1 base at 1 genomic stop codon), which yields MGRGYGCPKTLQEITVSTNTDLYLSSYAEDXGSKFIRKAXETPFVPIGMVGFTAIVAYGLYKLKSKGNTKMSIHQIQKRVAAQGFGVGAMTLGMGYSMYKVFWAKPKP from the exons ATGGGAAGGGGCTACGGATGTCCGAAGACTCTACAAGAAATCACAGTGTCAACCAACACAGACCTTTATCTTTCTTCATATGCTGAAGATTAGGGGTCTAAGTTTATTCGGAAAGC AGAGACACCATTTGTCCCCATTGGAATGGTAGGGTTCACAGCGATCGTTGCATATGGTTTGTACAAACTGAAGAGCAAGGGAAATACGAAGATGTCCATTCACCAGATCCAAAAGCGTGTGGCGGCCCAGGGCTTTGGGGTGGGAGCCATGACTCTTGGTATGGGCTATTCCATGTATAAAGTGTTCTGGGCCAAGCCCAAGCCTTAG